A genomic region of Miscanthus floridulus cultivar M001 chromosome 3, ASM1932011v1, whole genome shotgun sequence contains the following coding sequences:
- the LOC136545312 gene encoding uncharacterized protein codes for MPKKSQGVAEEVSDIFDNEEEYVDVNDEHMYISLPPAQPSMNAQTDSSMPTNDANENAAAAEGGIPPEVEVTDADPDEIRVLHHPENPRIEKGALFPDIITFRKAVRHYAVKTGFELAPGIKTDPTRYIARCKHPGCPWRIHASRIHDQKTIQIKSLPEKHNCPSKKLVVGKMASQDWVADRLQDWLKKNPSNRPKAAKEKVEGDYGITLKYSKAYSGMQLALQHIHGKYEESFKLLFNWKAQMEITCPGSIVEIDVEKVGKKNRFKRIFVALKPCVDGFIAGCRPFIGVDASSLNGKYTGQLASATGIDGHNWLYYIAYGIFDCENEDNWTWFMHQLRRAVGRPNGLVICTDACMGLEKAVGAVFPMAEYRECMRHLYSNFMKHYTGDVFTTHLYLAARSYTKGLFKWHLKKIHDFAPEAIKYLEDHHNRIWYRAGFSEDSKCDYLTNNVSESFNSQVRDMKGLLIHELVDGLREMIMEKRFLRRKVGREMGEGILPSVTKELNLISKHLRLVKVAVSDEEFAEVTLIDEWNNTKRHTVDLVNHKCSCRVWQVIGKPCRHALAWILSNRGLEIKDFVHEYYSIARFRVAYADRVPPMPDRADWPEVELGYKLYPPL; via the exons ATGCCTAAAAAATCCCAAGGTGTTGCTGAAGAAGTATCTGACATCTTTGATAATGAAGAAGAGTATGTTGACGTCAATGATGAGCATATGTACATTTCACTTCCACCTGCACAGCCATCTATGAATGCGCAAACAGATTCATCTATGCCTACTAATGATGCTAATGaaaatgctgctgctgctgaaggaggtaTACCTCCTGAGGTAGAGGTTACTGATGCAGATCCTGATGAGATAAGGGTCCTCCATCATCCTGAGAACCCAAGAATAGAGAAGGGTGCCTTATTTCCTGACATAATCACCTTTAGGAAAGCAGTGAGGCACTATGCAGTGAAGACAGGTTTTGAGCTTGCTCCTGGCATCAAGACTGACCCTACCAGGTATATTGCAAGGTGTAAGCACCCTGGTTGTCCTTGGCGTATTCATGCTTCAAGGATTCATGATCAGAAAACTATACAG ATTAAGTCCCTGCCAGAAAAACACAATTGTCCAAGCAAGAAGCTTGTTGTAGGAAAAATGGCTTCTCAAGACTGGGTGGCAGATAGACTACAAGACTGGTTGAAGAAGAATCCAAGCAACCGGCCGAAGGCAGCCAAGGAGAAGGTTGAGGGAGACTATGGAATAACGCTCAAGTACAGCAAGGCATATTCAGGCATGCAGCTGGCACTGCAGCATATTCATGGTAAATATGAAGAGTCATTCAAATTATTATTTAATTGGAAAGCTCAGATGGAGATAACATGTCCTGGTAGCATTGTAGAGATAGATGTGGAGAAAGTAGGCAAGAAAAATAGGTTCAAGAGGATATTTGTAGCTCTCAAACCATGTGTGGATGGGTTTATAGCTGGTTGTAGGCCATTCATTGGTGTAGATGCCTCAAGTCTAAATGGTAAATACACAGGACAGTTGGCATCTGCTACAGGAATTGATGGACATAACTGGTTATATTACATTGCTTATGGTATTTTTGACTGTGAAAATGAGGACAACTGGACGTGGTTTATGCATCAGTTGAGAAGGGCTGTTGGGAGGCCAAATGGACTAGTGATTTGTACTGATGCATGTATGGGCTTGGAGAAAGCAGTTGGTGCTGTGTTTCCTATGGCTGAGTACAGAGAGTGCATGAGGCATTTATATTCCAACTTCATGAAGCATTACACAGGAGATGTTTTCACAACTCATCTCTATCTAGCTGCTAGAAGCTACACTAAAGGGCTGTTCAAGTGGCACTTGAAGAAGATACATGATTTTGCTCCTGAAGCAATTAAGTACTTGGAAGATCACCACAACCGAATCTGGTATAGGGCTGGGTTCTCAGAGGATAGTAAATGTGATTATCTGACAAACAATGTGTCAGAGAGCTTCAACAGTCAGGTGAGGGACATGAAAGGGCTGCTCATACATGAGTTAGTTGATGGGCTCAGGGAGATGATAATGGAGAAGAGGTTTCTTAGGAGAAAGGTTGGTAGAGAAATGGGTGAAGGCATTTTGCCAAGTGTTACCAAGGAGTTGAACCTAATTAGCAAACACTTGAGGTTAGTCAAAGTTGCAGTaagtgatgaagaatttgctgAGGTTACCCTTATTGATGAATGGAACAACACCAAAAGGCATACAGTGGACCTAGTCAATCATAAGTGCAGCTGTAGGGTATGGCAGGTCATAGGAAAACCTTGTAGGCATGCACTTGCTTGGATCTTGTCCAACAGAGGCTTGGAAATCAAGGATTTTGTGCACGAATACTACTCTATTGCCAGGTTCAGAGTAGCATATGCAGATAGAGTTCCACCCATGCCTGATAGGGCTGACTGGCCTGAGGTGGAACTAGGATACAAACTGTACCCACCTCTGTAG